A window from Myxococcus fulvus encodes these proteins:
- a CDS encoding DUF2306 domain-containing protein gives MTRKARWFLFAILCVGVGLYPISYFLAGSSFGIRGSKDEALLMDVVWNAAFYVHIGMGGLALAVGWTQFVTRLRGKYPGAHRLLGKVYVGAVLLSGLAAVYIGFFATGGIVAAAGFVSLGVIWLATTASAWWLIKNRRVEEHQLMMTYSFAACFAAVTLRLWMPVLVHSLGDFVTAYRIVAWLCWVPNLGVAYLMSRRQLPTRELVTS, from the coding sequence ATGACACGCAAGGCACGCTGGTTCCTCTTCGCCATCCTCTGCGTGGGCGTGGGGCTGTATCCCATCAGCTACTTCCTCGCGGGCTCGAGCTTCGGGATTCGAGGCTCGAAGGACGAGGCGTTGCTGATGGACGTCGTGTGGAACGCGGCCTTCTATGTGCACATCGGGATGGGCGGGCTCGCGCTGGCGGTCGGCTGGACGCAGTTCGTCACGAGGCTGCGGGGCAAGTACCCGGGCGCGCACCGGCTCCTAGGGAAGGTCTATGTCGGGGCCGTCCTCCTGAGCGGGCTCGCGGCCGTGTACATCGGCTTCTTCGCCACGGGAGGCATTGTCGCCGCGGCGGGCTTCGTCAGCCTGGGCGTCATCTGGCTGGCGACGACGGCCAGTGCCTGGTGGCTCATCAAGAACCGGCGCGTCGAGGAGCACCAGCTCATGATGACCTACAGCTTCGCGGCCTGCTTCGCGGCGGTCACGCTGAGGTTGTGGATGCCCGTGCTGGTCCACTCGCTGGGCGATTTCGTCACGGCCTACCGAATCGTCGCGTGGCTCTGCTGGGTCCCCAACCTCGGCGTGGCCTACCTCATGTCACGCAGGCAGCTTCCGACACGTGAACTCGTGACTTCGTGA
- a CDS encoding YjzC family protein, whose protein sequence is MATVGQRFKTGETCPTRGVYTFDGYTNTTTTQQPTSEERVIQLDAYETFPPIRSTNSGAYWKLSRVL, encoded by the coding sequence ATGGCGACTGTGGGACAGCGATTCAAGACAGGCGAGACGTGCCCGACTCGAGGCGTGTACACCTTCGACGGCTACACCAACACCACGACCACACAACAACCAACCAGCGAGGAGCGCGTCATTCAGCTCGACGCGTACGAGACCTTTCCGCCCATCAGGTCCACCAACAGTGGGGCCTACTGGAAGCTCTCGCGAGTCCTGTAA
- a CDS encoding RCC1 repeat-containing protein encodes MRDGANRWAGRLSVAWLGLILAMGCGQAPVEAGAQESPDVVRQGLQVHARLSAGDNHTLAVHASGGVWAWGDNYNGQLGDGTTVDRHTPVRVPGLSGVVSVSAGRLHSLALKSDGTVWSWGLNGSGQLGDGTTVQRNTPVQVTSLSGVVSVSAGYAHSLAVLSDGTVWAWGSGYDGQLGNGSMNDSRNPVKVSGLTGVVSVSASRLHSLALRSDGTVWAWGSGDSGRLGDGFTVRRVTPVQVVGLSGAVSVAAGGLYSMAVRSDGTVWGWGRNNNGQLGDGTTTDRLTPVRTVGMSNAVSVSTGMWHTLALRSDGTVWGWGMNVSGQLGDGTMTDRTTPVQAVGLSGVTSLVAGDIHSAALRSDGTVWTWGYNYNGQLGDGTTVKRAVPGQVVGLSGAVSVAAGGLYSMAVRSDGTVWGWGRNNNGQLGDGTTTDRLTPVRTVGMSNAVSVSTGMWHTLALRSDGTVWGWGMNVSGQLGDGTMIDRTTPVQAVGLSGVTSLVAGDIHSAALRSDGTVWTWGYNYNGQLGDGTTVKRAVPGQVAGLSGIVAVSAGDNHTLAVQMDGTVWAWGDNYNGQLGDGTTVDRHTPVRVPGLSGVVSVSAGRLHSLALKSDGTVWSWGLNGSGQLGDGTTVQRNTPVQVTSLSGMVSVSAGYAHSLALKSDGTLWAWGSGYDGQLGNGGMNDSRNPVKVSGLTGVVAMSASRLHSLALRSDETVWAWGSGDSGRLGDGFTVRRVTPVQVVGLNGG; translated from the coding sequence ATGCGAGACGGTGCGAACAGGTGGGCCGGCCGGCTGTCGGTGGCCTGGCTTGGATTGATTCTGGCGATGGGGTGCGGGCAGGCCCCTGTCGAGGCAGGAGCGCAGGAGTCCCCGGACGTCGTGCGGCAGGGCTTGCAGGTCCACGCCCGTCTCTCGGCTGGGGACAACCATACCTTGGCGGTGCATGCGAGCGGCGGCGTCTGGGCCTGGGGTGACAACTACAACGGCCAGCTGGGAGACGGCACCACGGTGGACCGTCACACGCCGGTGCGTGTGCCGGGGCTGAGTGGCGTGGTGTCGGTGTCGGCGGGGCGGCTGCACTCGCTGGCGTTGAAGTCAGACGGGACGGTCTGGTCGTGGGGCCTCAACGGGAGCGGCCAGCTGGGCGACGGGACGACGGTGCAGCGCAACACGCCGGTGCAGGTGACGTCGCTGAGCGGCGTGGTGTCGGTGTCGGCGGGTTACGCGCACTCGTTGGCGGTGCTCTCGGATGGCACCGTCTGGGCGTGGGGCAGCGGCTACGACGGCCAGCTGGGGAACGGGTCCATGAACGACAGCCGCAACCCCGTGAAGGTGTCGGGGTTGACGGGCGTGGTGTCGGTGTCGGCGAGCCGCCTGCATTCGCTGGCGCTGCGCTCCGACGGCACCGTGTGGGCCTGGGGGAGTGGTGACAGCGGTCGGCTGGGAGACGGTTTCACGGTTCGGCGCGTCACGCCGGTGCAGGTGGTGGGGCTGAGCGGCGCGGTGTCGGTGGCGGCGGGCGGGCTGTACTCGATGGCGGTGCGCTCGGACGGCACCGTGTGGGGTTGGGGGCGCAACAACAACGGCCAGCTGGGAGACGGCACGACGACGGACCGCCTCACGCCGGTGCGGACGGTGGGGATGAGCAACGCGGTGTCCGTGTCCACGGGCATGTGGCACACGCTGGCGCTGCGCTCGGATGGCACCGTGTGGGGCTGGGGAATGAACGTCAGTGGCCAATTGGGCGATGGCACCATGACTGACCGCACCACGCCCGTGCAGGCGGTGGGGCTGAGTGGCGTCACGTCCTTGGTGGCGGGCGACATCCACTCGGCGGCGCTGCGCTCGGATGGCACGGTATGGACCTGGGGCTACAACTACAACGGCCAGCTGGGCGATGGCACCACCGTCAAGCGCGCCGTCCCGGGACAGGTGGTGGGGCTGAGCGGCGCGGTGTCGGTGGCGGCAGGAGGGCTGTACTCGATGGCGGTGCGCTCCGACGGCACCGTGTGGGGTTGGGGGCGCAACAACAACGGCCAGCTGGGAGACGGCACGACGACGGACCGCCTCACGCCGGTGCGGACGGTGGGGATGAGCAACGCGGTGTCCGTGTCCACGGGCATGTGGCACACGCTGGCGCTGCGCTCGGACGGCACCGTGTGGGGCTGGGGAATGAACGTCAGTGGTCAATTGGGCGATGGCACCATGATTGACCGCACCACGCCCGTGCAGGCGGTGGGGCTGAGTGGCGTCACGTCCTTGGTGGCGGGCGACATCCACTCGGCGGCGCTGCGCTCGGATGGCACGGTGTGGACCTGGGGCTACAACTACAACGGGCAGCTGGGCGATGGCACCACCGTCAAGCGCGCCGTCCCCGGACAGGTGGCGGGGCTGAGTGGAATCGTGGCTGTGTCCGCTGGGGACAACCACACGTTGGCCGTGCAGATGGACGGGACGGTGTGGGCCTGGGGTGACAACTACAACGGCCAGTTGGGAGATGGCACCACGGTGGACCGTCACACGCCGGTGCGTGTGCCGGGGCTGAGTGGCGTGGTGTCGGTGTCGGCGGGGCGGCTGCACTCGCTGGCGTTGAAGTCAGACGGGACGGTCTGGTCGTGGGGCCTCAACGGGAGCGGCCAGCTGGGCGACGGGACGACGGTGCAGCGCAACACGCCGGTGCAGGTGACGTCGTTGAGCGGCATGGTGTCGGTGTCGGCGGGCTACGCGCACTCGCTGGCGTTGAAGTCGGACGGGACGTTGTGGGCGTGGGGCAGCGGCTACGACGGCCAGTTGGGGAATGGCGGCATGAACGACAGCCGCAACCCCGTGAAGGTGTCGGGGTTGACCGGCGTGGTGGCGATGTCGGCGAGCCGCCTGCATTCGCTGGCGCTGCGCTCCGATGAGACGGTGTGGGCCTGGGGCAGTGGTGATAGCGGCCGCCTGGGAGACGGTTTCACGGTTCGGCGCGTCACACCGGTGCAGGTGGTGGGGCTGAACGGCGGGTAG
- a CDS encoding CheR family methyltransferase → MSDFTRPLAPPPVLTSRELALFQALVEREAGIHLSQAKDALVANRLSRRLRELGLTSFGAYYTYVTERGHEAEKVRMLDSLCTHETAFFREPQHFELLRERIFPDWIAQAQAGRRARSLRVWSAACSTGEEPYSLAMSLLEAFPRGSGWSLEVLATDLSTWALERTQEGLWGLERAATIPQPLLRAYMLKGVRTQEGMMKAGPELRALMRYARVNLNAPGEWPPGPFDLIFCRNVLIYFGAEARSRVIGGMVQRLAPTGYFFLGHAESLIGVDVEVRSVSANVYTPRGGASPRY, encoded by the coding sequence ATGAGTGACTTCACGCGTCCACTCGCCCCGCCCCCGGTGTTGACGTCGCGGGAGCTCGCCCTGTTCCAGGCGCTGGTGGAGCGTGAGGCGGGCATCCACCTGTCGCAGGCCAAGGATGCGCTGGTGGCGAACCGGCTCTCGCGGCGGCTCCGGGAGCTGGGGCTGACGTCGTTCGGCGCGTATTACACATACGTCACCGAGCGGGGGCACGAGGCCGAGAAGGTGCGGATGCTGGACAGCCTCTGCACCCATGAGACGGCGTTCTTCCGTGAGCCGCAGCACTTCGAACTCTTGCGCGAGCGCATCTTCCCCGACTGGATCGCGCAGGCCCAGGCGGGACGTCGGGCGCGGAGCCTGAGGGTCTGGAGCGCGGCGTGCTCCACGGGGGAGGAGCCCTATTCGCTCGCGATGAGCTTGTTGGAGGCCTTCCCGCGAGGCTCGGGGTGGAGCCTGGAGGTGCTGGCGACGGACCTGTCCACGTGGGCGCTGGAGCGGACGCAGGAGGGGCTGTGGGGGCTGGAGCGGGCGGCCACGATTCCGCAGCCGCTGCTCCGCGCGTACATGCTCAAGGGCGTGCGGACGCAGGAGGGCATGATGAAGGCGGGGCCGGAGCTGCGGGCGCTGATGCGCTACGCGCGCGTCAACCTGAACGCGCCCGGCGAGTGGCCGCCGGGGCCGTTCGACCTCATCTTCTGTCGCAACGTGCTCATCTACTTCGGCGCGGAGGCGCGAAGCCGGGTGATTGGCGGGATGGTCCAGCGGCTCGCGCCCACGGGGTACTTCTTCCTGGGGCACGCGGAGAGCCTGATTGGGGTCGACGTGGAGGTCCGCTCCGTGAGCGCGAACGTGTACACGCCTCGGGGCGGGGCGTCGCCGCGGTATTGA
- a CDS encoding carboxymuconolactone decarboxylase family protein yields MQTPRNDTSHPRPRLDIARLAPAPYRALLAVDAALREGPLAPSIRELVKIRASQHNGCVLCVDMHVREARHLGESDERLHQVVVWRESLLFSDAERAALAYTEAATQLGPEGVPDAVWDAARAAFDEASLAALVAQVALINALNRIGVPLRTPPGAVTHAR; encoded by the coding sequence ATGCAGACACCTCGAAACGACACGTCACACCCGCGCCCCCGCTTGGACATCGCCCGGCTCGCCCCCGCGCCCTACCGCGCCTTGCTCGCCGTGGATGCGGCGCTGCGCGAGGGTCCGTTGGCTCCGAGCATCCGTGAGCTGGTGAAGATTCGCGCCTCGCAGCACAACGGCTGCGTCCTGTGCGTGGACATGCATGTGCGTGAAGCGCGCCACCTGGGAGAATCCGACGAGCGCCTCCATCAGGTCGTCGTCTGGCGAGAGTCCCTGCTCTTCAGTGACGCGGAGCGGGCCGCGCTCGCCTACACCGAGGCCGCGACCCAGCTGGGTCCCGAGGGCGTACCGGACGCGGTGTGGGACGCGGCGCGGGCGGCGTTCGACGAGGCGTCACTCGCGGCGCTGGTCGCGCAGGTGGCGCTCATCAACGCGCTCAACCGCATCGGCGTCCCCCTGCGCACGCCACCTGGAGCCGTGACTCACGCGAGGTGA
- the sigJ gene encoding RNA polymerase sigma factor SigJ: MPTPPLTVEDLQRHRPRLLGLAYRMLGELAPAEDVVQDAYLRWHQEGSRDIQSAEAWLVTVVSRLAIDRLRRAATERAAYDGPWLPEPVLTEVTTPEQTAERASDLSVALLVLLESLKPEERVAFLLREVFGEEYETLARVLGRNEPAVRQLVHRARERVREGRPRFPAPPGMKEQLLQRFLSALGTGDQAALVSMLAPGVTFTSDGGGKAYAARKRIDGADRIIRMLLGLRQKLSGTMEHRIVSLNGQPAALTFRDGLLFHATMLDVDGEHIRAIYRVLNPDKLQRLERDAIHLA, from the coding sequence ATGCCCACGCCCCCACTGACTGTCGAAGACCTGCAGCGCCACCGCCCGCGGCTGCTGGGGCTCGCGTACCGGATGCTCGGTGAGCTGGCCCCCGCCGAGGACGTGGTGCAGGACGCCTACCTGCGCTGGCACCAGGAGGGCTCGCGGGACATCCAGAGCGCGGAGGCATGGCTGGTCACCGTGGTGAGCCGGCTCGCGATAGACCGGCTGCGCCGCGCCGCCACCGAGCGCGCCGCCTACGATGGCCCCTGGCTTCCAGAACCCGTGCTGACCGAGGTGACCACTCCGGAACAGACCGCGGAGCGCGCCTCGGACCTGTCGGTCGCGCTGCTGGTGCTGCTCGAGTCGCTGAAACCCGAGGAGCGCGTGGCCTTCCTGCTGCGCGAGGTCTTCGGAGAGGAGTACGAGACGCTGGCGCGTGTGCTGGGGCGCAACGAGCCGGCGGTGCGGCAGCTGGTCCACCGGGCACGCGAGCGGGTGCGGGAGGGCCGTCCGCGCTTCCCGGCCCCACCCGGAATGAAGGAGCAGCTCCTGCAGCGCTTCCTCTCCGCGCTCGGCACGGGAGACCAGGCGGCGCTGGTCTCGATGCTCGCTCCAGGCGTGACGTTCACCAGTGATGGGGGCGGCAAGGCGTACGCGGCGCGCAAGCGCATCGACGGCGCCGACCGCATCATCCGGATGTTGCTCGGGCTGAGACAGAAGCTGAGCGGCACGATGGAGCACCGCATCGTGTCGCTCAACGGGCAGCCCGCCGCGCTCACCTTCCGCGACGGGCTGCTCTTCCACGCCACGATGCTCGACGTGGACGGCGAGCACATCCGCGCCATCTACCGCGTGCTCAACCCCGACAAGCTCCAGCGACTGGAGCGCGACGCCATTCACCTCGCGTGA